In Vagococcus hydrophili, one DNA window encodes the following:
- the cobJ gene encoding precorrin-3B C(17)-methyltransferase, whose protein sequence is MLYVVGLGPGGSEQLSFEAKEAILNSEVIVGYVTYMKLVKDLVKGKELVHNGMRQEVERCQKAIDIALSGKDVAVISSGDAGVYGMAGLILELIHTQKIDLPVKVIPGITASIGGAALLGAPLMNDFCHISLSDLMTPWEMIEKRLRAASDADFVICLYNPRSKGRPHHLKTSLDIMKQYKGEDTIVGIAKDVGRAKEEIILTTIKELDETLVDMTTVVIVGNKETYVSNGRMVTPRGYSL, encoded by the coding sequence ATGTTATATGTTGTTGGATTAGGACCAGGTGGCAGTGAGCAATTATCATTTGAAGCCAAGGAAGCGATTTTGAATTCAGAAGTGATTGTCGGTTACGTAACCTACATGAAATTAGTTAAAGATTTAGTGAAAGGGAAAGAATTGGTTCATAACGGTATGCGTCAAGAAGTAGAACGTTGCCAAAAAGCAATTGATATTGCTTTATCAGGAAAAGATGTGGCGGTTATTTCTAGTGGAGATGCTGGTGTTTATGGTATGGCTGGACTTATTTTAGAGTTAATTCATACACAAAAAATTGACCTACCTGTTAAAGTGATCCCTGGTATCACAGCAAGTATTGGTGGAGCAGCTCTTTTAGGAGCACCATTGATGAATGATTTTTGTCACATTAGTTTAAGCGACTTAATGACCCCTTGGGAAATGATTGAAAAGAGACTCCGTGCTGCATCTGACGCTGATTTTGTCATCTGTTTATATAACCCAAGAAGTAAGGGTCGTCCTCATCATTTAAAAACGTCTCTTGATATTATGAAGCAATACAAAGGGGAAGACACGATTGTTGGTATCGCTAAAGACGTGGGTCGAGCAAAAGAAGAAATTATCCTAACAACCATTAAAGAGTTAGATGAAACCTTAGTTGATATGACAACGGTTGTCATCGTTGGAAATAAAGAAACCTATGTCTCTAACGGTCGAATGGTAACACCTCGAGGGTATTCTTTATGA